Sequence from the Cucumis sativus cultivar 9930 chromosome 1, Cucumber_9930_V3, whole genome shotgun sequence genome:
caattgttttctaatattttaatctgGGGTTCTGTTTAAGTTATCACTTGAATCTTGCAGGGACTTGTCTTTTAACAATCTCAGTGGACCAGTACCTGTGTTTTCAGCCAGAACATTCAAGTATGACTCACAAGCATGCCTCTCTGTCTCTATCTCTCTCCCCCTATACACTTTGTTGaatgatttgttttaatttctgtTTTGGTTTCTGTTAACACTCCAGTGTGGTGGGGAATCCTATGATATGCGGAAGTAGTCCTAATGAAGGTTGCTCTGGCTCAGCCAATGCcgttcctctttctttttctctagaATCATCCCCTGGTAATTGGTGTTACTTAATCTCCCCTTCAAAACTAAAGTCTATATGTTTATTGGTTGTAACTCGTGATGTGACTGTTATGCTCCTAATTCATGAATATTAGGAAGGCTTAGATCGAAAAGAATAGCAGTGGCACTTGGGGTCAGCCTCAGTTGTGCTTTTCTGATTCTCTTAGCACTCGGAATTCTTTGGCGCAGAAGGAATCAGAAGACCAAAACTATCTTAGACATCAATGGTCAGTATTATTAAGCCTCCATTAATTAGACTCTATAAGCAATTTCTGTAAATAGACACTTGAATTGAAACTTGACTTTTGTAGTACACAATCATGAAGTTGGGCTTGTCCGCTTAGGCAACTTGAGAAACTTTACTTTCAAAGAGCTCCAATTAGCAACAGACCATTTTAGTTCCAAGAATATACTTGGGGCTGGAGGGTTTGGTAATGTGTACAAAGGAAAGCTAGGAGATGGGACTATGGTGGCAGTCAAACGGCTAAAAGATGTAACAGGTACTACTGGAGAGTCTCAGTTTCGCACAGAGTTGGAGATGATTAGTCTTGCTGTTCATCGTAATTTGCTTCGATTAATTGGTTATTGTGCCACTTCTCACGAGAGGCTCTTGGTGTATCCATACATGTCAAATGGCAGTGTAGCTTCCAGGCTCAGAGGTTTGTCTCTGTTTACTTTGCTGCTATTACTTTCATTGTATATATGGtttaagggaaaaagaaaagaaaagaaaaatacttaatttcACTTGTGAATATACTGCTTTTTCTGGCATAGTTTGGTCTCGATGGACCCCACAAGTTATGAGTGGGTCACTAAAAAATCTGAATCTTTGCAGGTTGAAAACCATCCTTAGAACAAAGGTTGACTGtttatttacctttttcttgAACCAAAGTAGTTTCTCATTGGACATTACCAAACACCATTTTCTCCAACTCAAACATCCCTATCGAGAAAATTTCAGGACCACTTTCTGGGTTTATTTTTCTCGCATATATTCAAAGAACTATCAGGACGAGGAACAAGATATCACCAAACAAAAGATACCATTTTCTTGATGAGCCTGGAAAAGACTTTTAAATTGAAGACATGTGTTTTTGTTAGAAAATGCCTAACAGATCTTCTTTCAACTGCCATAACACTGATGGATAAACAGTAACATGCACATTTGTATAAAACAGGTAAACCAGCCTTGGACTGGAACACGAGGAAGAGAATAGCAATTGGAGCTGCAAGAGGTCTGCTGTACCTCCATGAGCAATGTGATCCTAAGATAATCCATAGAGATGTTAAGGCAGCTAATGTGCTTCTGGACGACTACTGCGAAGCTGTAGTTGGTGATTTTGGACTTGCAAAGCTTCTTGACCATGCTGATTCTCATGTGACCACTGCTGTTCGTGGCACCGTTGGGCACATCGCTCCTGAGTATCTTTCAACTGGCCAATCTTCTGAGAAAACTGACGTGTTTGGATTTGGCATTCTGTTGATAGAGCTGATTACTGGTATGAGAGCTCTTGAATTTGGGAAAACAATTAACCAAAAAGGCGCCATGCTTGAGTGGGTAAGTCTTACTCTTTAACTATAATCTAAAAGCTATCATCATAGGTAGCTTGACTTTATCAATGATTGAAGCTAACGTCGTCAGTTGCTTCTTTTGATGCTATAATGATTTCTATTGGTAATAGAGCATGGAAATTTTTtcattgagatatttaatttgGCTATTGAAATTATACCCATACGGATGGGGCTGAAAAGGGGAAACTCCTGTGGCAGGTAAAAAAGATACAACAGGAAAAGAAGGTGGAATTGCTTGTGGACAGAGAGCTAGGCAACAACTATGATCAGATTGAAGTTGGGGAAATGCTGCAAGTGGCTCTTCTTTGCACTCAGTATTTACCCGCTCATCGTCCCAAGATGTCGGAGGTGGTCCGAATGCTTGAAGGTGATGGCCTTGTTGAGAAATGGGCTGCTGCCCACACTCATAATGACTTACATGTCAACCTTTTTCATTCACGAAACAGCTGCAAAAGTACATACAACCCCACAAATGTATTGAAGAATAATGGTAATGAACGAGAACATTCAAGCATGTTAAGTTTAACAATGG
This genomic interval carries:
- the LOC101218629 gene encoding probable LRR receptor-like serine/threonine-protein kinase At4g30520; translated protein: MLLPKLFCFIILSSAFLCLSYEPRNPEVEALINVKMALNDPHGVLSNWDEDSVDPCSWAMITCSPENLVIGLGAPSQSLSGSLAGAIGNLTNLRQVLLQNNNISGPIPIELGTLPLLQTLDLSNNRFSGPIPTSFAQLNGLRYLRLNNNSLSGPFPLSLAKIPQLAFLDLSFNNLSGPVPVFSARTFNVVGNPMICGSSPNEGCSGSANAVPLSFSLESSPGRLRSKRIAVALGVSLSCAFLILLALGILWRRRNQKTKTILDINVHNHEVGLVRLGNLRNFTFKELQLATDHFSSKNILGAGGFGNVYKGKLGDGTMVAVKRLKDVTGTTGESQFRTELEMISLAVHRNLLRLIGYCATSHERLLVYPYMSNGSVASRLRGKPALDWNTRKRIAIGAARGLLYLHEQCDPKIIHRDVKAANVLLDDYCEAVVGDFGLAKLLDHADSHVTTAVRGTVGHIAPEYLSTGQSSEKTDVFGFGILLIELITGMRALEFGKTINQKGAMLEWVKKIQQEKKVELLVDRELGNNYDQIEVGEMLQVALLCTQYLPAHRPKMSEVVRMLEGDGLVEKWAAAHTHNDLHVNLFHSRNSCKSTYNPTNVLKNNGNEREHSSMLSLTMDDDDDERSLDSYAMELSGPR